CTAGAAAGGTGTAATTCACACACTAagcaacaacaaagaaaaaaacttccTGAGTATGGGGCAAATGATACTATATCAATTTCTGAAATCAGATGATACTATACCAATTTCTGAAATGCAGCTTCATTAAAGGTTGcaagggagcagggaatgagatgTTAGGAGAGTTTATTATTTCCTACAGAACCACAAGAAAACCATTTCAACTTTAGTAAAAgtatctttattttcaaaaaagagtgcttttgtgctttcctttttattttattgagaaCAGggttcttttaatatttttttttgaaatccCCTCTCTGCTGCATCAAAAATTTTCATTGTCTCCAATTAAAACTTACTGCTTTTCCTAGGCATATCATAGATCATGTTGCTTAAAATGTTCCTTGACCTTTTTCTAAAcaactctttcttttcctgccaaTGAGGCCTTcacttttggcttttttttctcctccaatcCTACACCAATCCTCTACCAGTCTAAACCCAAGTCAAAACAGTTTAGACACCTCAGTAAAACTGCTGATGCTGCAGTCAGGCTGCCGAGGCTGAGATAATTTCCTCCTTGAAGTCCCATATGTAGGAATGAGATAGGCAGTATTTTAAAGAGTTTCCCCTTTCACTGCCTCCCCTTTAGCCTGGCCACAACCACCACCAGCCCTGGCGCAGAGGATGAGCTGTCTCTGCCATTTGGGGCTCTCCTTGCAAAGGAACAACTCCAATACAAATACAGACAGACTCTGAAGTGTTTTCAGTGGCAGGACTCAAAAATATAGTCTATGAACATATATACCTATGAATAGAGTCATATTAAATATATGATTAAATAAATTTGTtattgtgttttcatttgctgtAGCTATTACACAGTCAGTAAATTAATCCCCAAGTGTGCTCACCAGTATCTACTTTGCAGTGTCTAGCTGTGTGCATTAGAGTAGAATACATGGTATTTGGAGAGTAAGTTGCAGGGATCAAAAGCAATGCAACTTGTAGGATAAGGTGCAAACACACAGCAGTGAGAGCTTCCTTTACCTGAGCTGCAGGGCAAGTGATGGGGGCAGCAGCTTCACTCCTATTCTTCCTATCAGTGCTGGGAAGACACCCACCAGTTCCACCACGGTGACATGTCGCAGGTCTAACCCACACTGTGCTGGCTGCAAGGGttcagaggagagagagaggtgtTGGTTATCCCTGAGAGAACTGGGGCATGTTTTGAGTGTGCAGCAAGGGTTCACAGAATCCCCTCTTAACATCAGCTAAATGTTTTAAACTGATTTGAGACCATGCTTTGCAAACACTCAAATTCTCACAGCAAAGAACCGGAGCTTCATGACTCCAGGGGAGGTTAAGTAACAGATTCTGAGATACTCTAAGAAAACCATTGGAGAGGGACCACCTAGGAGAAATATCAACTTGTCTCTGTAGTTATATGAGAAGATGCCAGGATACTAAGCATTGTACCAATAACCTAATTTGGCAATCAAAGCAAATAATGTGAAACAGAAGTTGACTGCAGAAAGTTTTCTTCCATGCCAACTCATTTGCCTGCTGCCAAGAAGTGGAAAATGTACTATAGCCACTAAATTCAGTTTGATCAATATATTGAATTTTCTTGCCAAGTTTATCTAATGGGGAAAAGGAGctgctttgttggttttttttcttaaaaacaagtGTAATTTAAGCGAGCAGTAAAAAACATCATTACATTCATATCTCAATGATTATTTATACTGCATTTTGTTACAATTggtgagaagaaaaagcaagatgGGAGCGCTTGTAGCTGGGCTggttcctttccttcctttccctgagGACACAGATACATTTTGGAGATCTATCCCTAAGACCAGCAAAAAGCTAACAAGGGCATCACACAACACATAAGAAGGAAAATTACcaggtgttttgggttttttgaaacaaaacaccCCAGTTTTATCTCCAGCACTCTGGATGATTTCTGTGCTATGTCTCTAGTCCTTTGTTTGCTGGTgcactttttatttctgaagctATTCACACTTCCTTACATTGCAGTTGCTAATTCAGTAAGCCTGGTATGCATGAGCTGGTTAAGAGCTGGAGGGCTGGGtttgtagttttttttaaacttctttagCAGCTGACATAGGGAATTATTATTGAGCATGAGTTAAATTAATCTGGGGTGAATGGAAGGGCCAGAAGTGTCTGGGATTCAGCAACTGGTCAGAGGCAGCACAATCCAGAATGGAGCTGAGTTAGAGACTGGGGGATATTTCAACTCAAACCCCTGTGAAAAGGAGTCATCTGGAACCATGACTGTTTGAGCCAGATCTTTCAGTGGCTACAATATAAAAGCTGAAGTTTTTGGACTTATATAGAACAGCGGAGCTTGTTCTCTTGTgtctttctttaaagaaaaaaaatggctgCACGTCCCTCTTACATGTGTTTtacctgcagcatccccagctgCATCCTGTAGAAGAAGTTAGCAGCAGTAGGAGTCGAAATAATCAGCAGTCTCCGCTTCTCATAAAATTGATCCAGAAGTGCAGCTGCAGTCCTCACATTCACATTAATATTCATGGctggaataaaattaaaacaaaagttaTGGAGCACACTGAAAACAGGTCTATGTCTAGAGGCAGAGTTCAACAGCAGAAACACAAGAACAAGAATCAATAATAAAGAAGACATTAGTGAAATGCTGGCCTCATTGAAGCCAACAATTTTACTGTAGACTGTTCTAACTCGCACAATGGATTGACTCTAGATTATGACATTTTGTAGAAAGCTTTGAGCTAAAACAAACTCTAGGAAAGAGCAGTCAAAGGTGGCTAAAGCTTCAGCTGTTAAGTGCAAACTGacagagaagacaaaaatgATGCTAAGTTTCCTACCTCTGGGACACCGCAGCTGTATTCCACCCCACACCCCCTTCCCAAATTCTCACTGCCCTAAGCACCATTGTGCTGGACTCCTCCTGGCAGAGTGGTGAAATACTCACTTACGTGCACAGGTTGGCTCCACTCCTGACCACCCCATATTGTACTGGCAGACTCGAGCTGGGCTTCCTTGCAGCTCATAGCCTCCAATGCAGGAGAACTCACAGGTAGCACCATAGTTATTTCCATCACCTGAGCACTTGATGTAGCCATTATCTGGGGCATTTAACTTCACACAGCGCCTGACTTtgagcaagagaaaaaaaaaaaaaattaaagacacATCATGAATCACCATTTGTTACTAAGGCAGCACAGGTCAGTGGAATACCAGTAccaaagacatttttctgtttgctttctgtgTTATTAGTCATGCACTTAAAAACTCCAAACAACCAACCTGAACTCCCCCATCCCTCAACTCTAATGTAAAATGAAACAGATGTGTAGGTGTATGCATGGGACAAAAGGTCATGGAGCACAAAGGGCTGAAGCTGAAAACCATAGGTCATCTCCGTATATTCAACTCCAGAGGTTAACATGTGGACCTGTGAAAGGGCAGCCCTGCTAGAGAGATGTGAAAAAAATGCCTTCACCTCCTTGTTTCAGCAACTCACTGGCTGTGTAACGGGAAAAGCTGGCAGAAGGGAAGGGGTGTGGAGCTGGAGGCAGGGCTGATcaaagcagctcctcctggatgCCCAGCAATGCTGACCTGGCCCCCAGGGTCTTCAGCAAGACTCTGTTCTCCCTTTCAGCATCATCACAGGAGTTTATATACACAGACATATGCAGATAAATATAGAAATGAGGACATTTTCAAATTGCCTACAAAGCCAGGTGCAAATCAGTGTCTGTATTTACAGGTAAAACATCATCCTTACCTCTGACTTTAACAAGAAATTTGCAAGTGCCTTTGTTTTCAGCTCTGTCATACACAGTATATTGGATTTTGTGGTTGCCTTCTGGAAAATGTGACCCTGGTGGCAGGCCTTTCAAAATAACACTAAACCAAGAGATAAAACAGGACAGACGTTCATAAATTCACCAGTATTTATTTGCTCACAATGCTGTAAAAGCCTGAAGAGGGAGGTTTGTGGCACGCTAGGATTGTCTGACTGCCTGCAATACAGAAGACTTGAGAATAAGCAAAGGAAGaagctgggcagcagcatccagagTATTTAAATTTGCTACCTACAGCCCATCCTGCTGAGACAAGGAGTGGGCAGGATCTGCTCCCTTCCTATAAAACAATCCAGTGCAGCCAAGTTCATCATGCCCAGAGGAGCTCaagctttcttttccttaaataGGAAAAAGTCAacattaagaaataaaacttcCAGCCTCTTACAGTGGGGATGTATTCCCCAGTGGGGCTGCTCTGAACTGCTCCTATGATTGTCATTTGTGACTGTTAATATGTACAGAAATGGAACATATGCTGTGACACTGAAAGCGAGATTCAGTGTCACAGCAGAAGGGTGTGGTGAtccacagcagcattttcacCTGGAATTTGCCCCTGTCCTGCAAACAAGGTGAGAGAATTCAGATGTGAAAAACATAGTATCAGTATTGAAGCAGAGAGCATGTAACCAAAGAGGTTTCCATGTAATGGGAAAGCTTTTGTACTCCTGCAACTGTGCATTTAAGAAAAGCACTGCATACTCTATAAACCAGCAGAGTTTagcaatattttataaaatagaGATGTGATTTATGGAAAAGCTTACACTGAACCAAGAGCTTGGCTCTTTTGAGCTGACAACAGTTACTTGTATGACAGAGTCTACACAGGATACTCCCCATTGTTTTGCCTATCAGACACTCCTTTATCAAAAAGACTTAGAAATATCTTCATTCTGACATTTTTCCAAGTTTTTACTTTACCAGGTGTAGTTTTTGATGTTGTTAATTGTCACTAAATTGTTACATCAGATCTCAATGGCAATTAAGTTTTTTATTATGTAATAAATTCTTCTTTATGAAGTTATTAAATTATAGCAATAAAAGGGCAATATCATTGTCTTCCATTAGTTTCTTTGTATTCACATGAAACTGTAAATACCTTCAAGCTTAACAACTTTGAGCTTTTAAGCTTACCCAGTCCACTAATGTAATGATGTAACTTGCTTACTGaaagaaacagattttccaTGCTCCCTACATTACAGTAATCCACATAGATTGACCTAAATCCTGCatgataaaaatgggaaaatcagAGACAGTAGTACCATGAGAAGTACACCCTGTTCTTCTGGAAAATGGGACAGTGAAACCATAGAAAGTGACAAGGTAATTTTTGAACTGTAATGTCTAAATCCAATGTTTAAATCCATCAAGGTCACAAACAAGAAATGTTACTTTAAAGGCCAACTGCAGAATCCTGGGACATCAGTAGCCAGCATTACCTTTGGAAGAAACCTAAAGATGATTGCAGACTATTTTGTGACACACCTTGTTTTTTTAAGACAGTCAAACTTACCTCTTCTGTTACCTCCAATGCACTACTCTGTTTTCATTGTTATGTACAAAAGGTTACTTGGTGTAAGAAAACTTGTTAATTATGAGACCCACAAAGAAGCTCTGCAAAACTTCACAGGTGCAGCAAAAATGCCACTGTTGTTTATTCCACCAGCTCTAAATACCCACAACTGGGTAACCAGTTCTGAACAACTCACCTCCAAACATGCAATTCTTTACAGAGCAGTGATATATGACAGCTACAATGATATGTGATAGCTACACCTTGGATGAATGAATGAAAAGGGCACCTGGCCTGCTGAATTGCTAACAGAAGAGTAAGAAGGAGGGAAAGCACACATGCAGAGACTTTCACCCACTCGGTGAGAATGCCGTCGGCGGTGTCCCGTCCCTCCGGCGTGTCCCAGAACACGCGGGCTGTCAGCTTGTTGGGCTCTGCAGACTTCTCCTTCACGCTCGGGCACTGGATCCTCGGAGGTTCAGTGTCTGGTGAAATGAATGTGACAAAAAAGGGCACTAGAGCATCTGCCAGAGCTGTGCATTTTCtccacagctccttccctgctgtaaGGGTAGCCCAGGACTACCTCCAGCtggcctccccagccctggattCATCCCAGCCAAGGTGCATGGAGCCTTTACTTCTCACCTTTTTGTAAGGAGAGCTGACAGTGATCAGCCCTTTGCAATGCAGAAAACCCAACTAAAAGTAGTTACTGTAA
The sequence above is a segment of the Haemorhous mexicanus isolate bHaeMex1 chromosome 2, bHaeMex1.pri, whole genome shotgun sequence genome. Coding sequences within it:
- the SRPX gene encoding sushi repeat-containing protein SRPX isoform X1, with the translated sequence MGSCWLRLAALLALGARASLEYEGSGYSPLEDDEDVYARSRYKETPWCSPIKVKHGYANCRTPQGEYYKNVLGTRCDIRCQKGYELHGPHQLICQSSKRWSGKVLCKQKRCPTLSMPANGGFKCLDGAYFGSRCEYYCSPGYQLKGDRIVTCMDSKAWSGRPAACVDTEPPRIQCPSVKEKSAEPNKLTARVFWDTPEGRDTADGILTDVILKGLPPGSHFPEGNHKIQYTVYDRAENKGTCKFLVKVRVRRCVKLNAPDNGYIKCSGDGNNYGATCEFSCIGGYELQGSPARVCQYNMGWSGVEPTCAPMNINVNVRTAAALLDQFYEKRRLLIISTPTAANFFYRMQLGMLQPAQCGLDLRHVTVVELVGVFPALIGRIGVKLLPPSLALQLRLLLRIPHYSFNIVVMDKHGMDKERYPFPATPAELFALIDKFPLRKDEMKLQAEIGQSCP
- the SRPX gene encoding sushi repeat-containing protein SRPX isoform X4, whose amino-acid sequence is MEIRPNIDHNSFVHPKTPWCSPIKVKHGYANCRTPQGEYYKNVLGTRCDIRCQKGYELHGPHQLICQSSKRWSGKVLCKQKRCPTLSMPANGGFKCLDGAYFGSRCEYYCSPGYQLKGDRIVTCMDSKAWSGRPAACVDTEPPRIQCPSVKEKSAEPNKLTARVFWDTPEGRDTADGILTDVILKGLPPGSHFPEGNHKIQYTVYDRAENKGTCKFLVKVRVRRCVKLNAPDNGYIKCSGDGNNYGATCEFSCIGGYELQGSPARVCQYNMGWSGVEPTCAPMNINVNVRTAAALLDQFYEKRRLLIISTPTAANFFYRMQLGMLQPAQCGLDLRHVTVVELVGVFPALIGRIGVKLLPPSLALQLRLLLRIPHYSFNIVVMDKHGMDKERYPFPATPAELFALIDKFPLRKDEMKLQAEIGQSCP
- the SRPX gene encoding sushi repeat-containing protein SRPX isoform X2, with translation MQQGSGYSPLEDDEDVYARSRYKETPWCSPIKVKHGYANCRTPQGEYYKNVLGTRCDIRCQKGYELHGPHQLICQSSKRWSGKVLCKQKRCPTLSMPANGGFKCLDGAYFGSRCEYYCSPGYQLKGDRIVTCMDSKAWSGRPAACVDTEPPRIQCPSVKEKSAEPNKLTARVFWDTPEGRDTADGILTDVILKGLPPGSHFPEGNHKIQYTVYDRAENKGTCKFLVKVRVRRCVKLNAPDNGYIKCSGDGNNYGATCEFSCIGGYELQGSPARVCQYNMGWSGVEPTCAPMNINVNVRTAAALLDQFYEKRRLLIISTPTAANFFYRMQLGMLQPAQCGLDLRHVTVVELVGVFPALIGRIGVKLLPPSLALQLRLLLRIPHYSFNIVVMDKHGMDKERYPFPATPAELFALIDKFPLRKDEMKLQAEIGQSCP
- the SRPX gene encoding sushi repeat-containing protein SRPX isoform X3, coding for MGSCWLRLAALLALGARASLEYEETPWCSPIKVKHGYANCRTPQGEYYKNVLGTRCDIRCQKGYELHGPHQLICQSSKRWSGKVLCKQKRCPTLSMPANGGFKCLDGAYFGSRCEYYCSPGYQLKGDRIVTCMDSKAWSGRPAACVDTEPPRIQCPSVKEKSAEPNKLTARVFWDTPEGRDTADGILTDVILKGLPPGSHFPEGNHKIQYTVYDRAENKGTCKFLVKVRVRRCVKLNAPDNGYIKCSGDGNNYGATCEFSCIGGYELQGSPARVCQYNMGWSGVEPTCAPMNINVNVRTAAALLDQFYEKRRLLIISTPTAANFFYRMQLGMLQPAQCGLDLRHVTVVELVGVFPALIGRIGVKLLPPSLALQLRLLLRIPHYSFNIVVMDKHGMDKERYPFPATPAELFALIDKFPLRKDEMKLQAEIGQSCP